One genomic region from Clarias gariepinus isolate MV-2021 ecotype Netherlands chromosome 22, CGAR_prim_01v2, whole genome shotgun sequence encodes:
- the sdf4 gene encoding 45 kDa calcium-binding protein translates to MSSTRGLWTRHHVVVFIALFVMLIMDVQTRPANLTVHRNKHVNGKEDNEILPPDHLNGVKMEMDGHLNKDFHQEVFLGKEMEEFDEDSEPRKNRKKLIEIFSKVDLNKDRSVSAKELQHWIMEKTKEHFQEAVNENKLNFRAVDPDGNGHVTWDEYRVKFLASKGFNEKEVAEKIKNNEELKLDEETQEILESLKDRWFQADNPPADQLLNEEEFLSFLHPEHSRGMLKYMVKEIIRDLDQDGDKELTLSEFISLPMGTVENQQAQEIDDDWVRERKKEFEEVIDANHNGIVTMEELEEYMDPMNEYNALNEAKQMIAVADENQNHNLEVEEILKYSEYFTGSKFMDYARNVHEEF, encoded by the exons ATGTCCAGTACAAGAGGACTTTGGACAAGGCACCATGTGGTGGTGTTCATTGCCCTGTTTGTAATGTTGATCATGGATGTCCAAACACGGCCCGCAAACCTGACAGTCCACAGAAACAAACATGTCAACGGTAAGGAAGACAACGAGATCCTTCCTCCTGACCACCTAAACGGTGTCAAAATGGAAATGGACGGCCACCTGAACAAGGATTTTCATCAAGAAGTGTTTCTCGGAAAGGAGATGGAGGAGTTTGATGAAGACTCTGAGCCCAGGAAGAACCGCAAGAAATTAATTGAAATTTTTAGCAA GGTTGATTTAAATAAGGACAGAAGCGTTAGCGCTAAAGAGCTTCAACACTGGATCATGGAGAAGACGAAAGAGCATTTCCAAGAGGCAGTGAATGAGAACAAACTTAATTTCCGTGCTGTAGATCCAGATGGCAATG GACATGTGACATGGGATGAGTACCGGGTGAAGTTCTTGGCCAGCAAAGGCTTCAACGAGAAAGAGGTGGCTgagaagataaaaaataatgaagagcTTAAACTGGATGAGGAGA CCCAGGAGATACTGGAAAGTCTGAAGGATCGTTGGTTTCAGGCTGATAACCCTCCAGCTGATCAGCTGCTGAACGAGGAGGAGTTTCTCTCCTTCCTTCATCCAGAGCACAGCAGGGGGATGCTCAAATACATGGTCAAGGAGATCATCAGAGACCTGG ATCAAGACGGAGACAAAGAATTGACCCTGTCCGAGTTCATCTCTCTGCCCATGGGCACAGTGGAGAACCAGCAGGCCCAGGAGATTGATGATGACTGGGTACGTGAGAGGAAGAAGGAGTTTGAGGAAGTAATCGACGCCAACCACAACGGCATTGTCACCATGGAAGAGCTTGAG GAATACATGGACCCCATGAATGAATACAATGCTCTTAATGAGGCCAAGCAGATGATAGCTGTTGCTGATGAGAACCAGAACCACAACCTAGAAGTGGAGGAGATCCTAAAATACAGCGAGTACTTTACCGGCAGCAAGTTCATGGACTATGCCCGCAACGTACATGAGGAGTTCTAG
- the LOC128510362 gene encoding cilia- and flagella-associated protein 73-like, producing MAKEAKPTLAGHLLKRRKEIPEKIKQQIKELESAQRALRKHKEKLKEDAEEPTHSRRLLEKKMEATDMQKQVTQQIEDFKTAQDVLSKCKEKLKEKEQQMHHLIQSSIFLKQSEDRRCDAERKAAYNREMFQKKQEYLEELREELSTLIELRHTLKRQIELNCIYAEYLDEVVEESKEFHEPEELITHFETRKKVQDELLSYIEEKEVEMAKSRAKLVNAMEEYALAQINHETKMDLLKGELKETKEHVLNLEAMWNDVQKAARIKNHELARINMAMLNMSKHLWNLGSTVPKLINPEETIEVLDKVQEFICDLKLIWEKMGKTDSEKDYHYTGQRSNSKAKLQRKKKTK from the exons ATGGCTAAGGAGGCAAAGCCGACCCTTGCAGGTCATCTTTTGAAGAGGAGAAAAGAAATACCGGAAAAGATCAAACAGCAGATAAAG GAGTTAGAGTCGGCTCAGCGCGCCCTACGAAAGCATAAGGAAAAGCTGAAGGAAGATGCAGAAGAGCCGACTCATTCACGTCGTCTGCTGGAGAAAAAAATGGAGGCCACGGATATGCAGAAACAGGTCACGCAGCAGATAGAG GACTTTAAAACCGCTCAGGATGTCCTGAGCAAGTGCAAGGAAAAGCTGAAGGAAAAAGAACAGCAGATGCATCACCTCATCCAATCCAGTATCTTCCTtaag CAAAGCGAAGATCGACGTTGTGACGCTGAGAGGAAAGCAGCGTACAACAGGGAGATGTTCCAGAAGAAGCAGGAGTACCTCGAAGAATTACGCGAGGAACTTAGTACTCTGATCGAACTGCGGCACACGCTGAAGAggcaaattgaattgaactgcaTTTATGCTGAATATCTAGATGAAGTGGTGGAGGAAAGTAAGGAG TTTCATGAGCCAGAAGAACTGATCACGCATTTCGAGACGCGGAAGAAGGTACAGGACGAGCTGCTGTCTTACATAGAGGAGAAGGAGGTGGAGATGGCCAAATCCCGTGCCAAGTTAGTTAATGCGATGGAAGAGTACGCCCTTGCACAAATAAATCATGAGACCAAGATGGATCTGCTTAAGGGTGAACTGAAGGAGACCAAAGAGCACGTTCTTAATTTG GAGGCAATGTGGAATGACGTTCAAAAGGCAGCCAGAATAAAAAACCATGAGCTGGCTAGAATTAATATGGCCATGTTGAACATGTCCAAGCATTTGTGGAACTTGGGCAGCACCGTACCAAAGCTGATTAACCCAGAGGAGACTATAGAAGTGCTGGATAAG GTTCAGGAGTTTATATGTGATCTGAAGTTGATTTGGGAGAAAATGGGTAAAACTGATTCTGAAAAAGATTACCATTACACAGGACAACGGAGCAACAGCAAAGCAAAATTACAAcgcaagaaaaaaactaaatag